A genomic region of Spea bombifrons isolate aSpeBom1 chromosome 9, aSpeBom1.2.pri, whole genome shotgun sequence contains the following coding sequences:
- the LOC128505126 gene encoding 40S ribosomal protein S3a-like, which produces MRTEGREGTPQHRGGITFRTSFAVSVTNVVGKKIYEYTSGHIKSTLEAHVDVKTTDGYLPCLFCVGFTKKRNNQIRKTSYAQHQQVRQIRKKMMEIMTREVQTNDLKEVVNKLIPDSIGKDIEKACQSIYPLHDVYVRKVKMLKKPKFELGKLMKLHGEGGGAGKPAGDETGAKVERADGYEPPLQESV; this is translated from the exons ATGCGgacggaagggagggaggggacaCCTCAGCACCGGGGTGGAATCACCTTCAGAACCAGTTTTGCCGTCTCCGTTACCAACGTTGTCGGGAAGAAAATCTATGAATACACCTCCGGTCACATAAAAAGCACACT AGAGGCTCACGTTGATGTGAAGACCACAGATGGCTACCTACCTTGCCTATTCTGTGTTGGATTCACCAAAAAGCGTAACAACCAGATTAGAAAGACTTCTTATGCCCAGCATCAGCAAGTGCGTCAGATCCGCAAGAAGATGATGGAAATCATGACTCGTGAAGTGCAGACAAATGACTTGAAAGAAGTTGTTAACAAGCTAATTCCAGACAGTATCGGCAAAGACATTGAAAAGGCCTGCCAGTCCATCTATCCTCTACATGATGTGTATGTACGCAAAGTGAAGATGctgaaaaagccaaagtttgAGCTGGGCAAACTTATGAAACTACATGGTGAAGGCGGTGGTGCTGGGAAGCCTGCAGGAGATGAGACAGGCGCCAAAGTAGAGCGGGCTGATGGATATGAACCCCCACTTCAGGAATCTGTCTGA